A stretch of the Lactuca sativa cultivar Salinas chromosome 9, Lsat_Salinas_v11, whole genome shotgun sequence genome encodes the following:
- the LOC111919552 gene encoding uncharacterized protein LOC111919552, with the protein MGDKLQWSNELVKCLLDTCIEEVNRIGRKGGSMHKESWVTLGKALKEKFDMDTSQKQLKNAFDNLKTKYIGWKYLRNKSGNLYNAQTNSFALVNTEWEEFKKGHPKAGSLRTHPLPYPNLCASLFDGSSANGSIKWTSTQTTPADTSSSSHRVQRLLIDDNPFNGLEDDDDDDASNDTSARAPSDKAHGGSTERPDKRSKTTDASTERPNKRSKTTNASTERPDKRAKTSDASTDRTDMDKASKTSVSLDDLSLDMQKALQHMVNSKEGPTVEECYERLKLVELDPMDPIFLAAFHLFVMSMNMREAWMTLPPIPGVLKGWIKMTGTTLGMFK; encoded by the exons GATACGTGTATCGAAGAGGTCAACAGAATTGGTAGAAAAGGAGGTAGCATGCACAAGGAGTCTTGGGTTACGTTAGGGAAAGCTCTAAAAGAAAAGTTTGACATGGATACTTCACAAAAACAATTGAAAAATGCTTTTGATAATCTAAAAACTAAATACATAGGGTGGAAATATTTGAGAAACAAGTCAGGGAATTTATACAATGCTCAAACAAATTCATTTGCCTTGGTGAACACAGAATGGGAAGAATTCAAGAAG GGTCATCCAAAGGCAGGATCATTGAGGACACACCCATTGCCTTATCCCAACCTTTGTGCATCTTTGTTTGATGGAAGTAGTGCCAACGGTAGCATCAAATGGACCTCTACTCAAACTACACCCGCAGATACATCATCTTCTTCTCATCGTGTCCAAAGACTTCTGATTGATGACAACCCTTTTAATGGcctagaagatgatgatgatgatgacgcttcTAATGACACTAGTGCTCGAGCTCCTAGTGATAAAGCTCATGGTGGTTCTACTGAGAGGCCTGATAAAAGGAGTAAAACCACCGATGCTTCTACTGAGAGGCCTAATAAAAGGAGTAAAACCACTAATGCTTCTACTGAGAGGCCCGATAAAAGGGCTAAAACCAGTGATGCTTCTACTGATAGGACCGATATGGATAAAGCCTCTAAAACCTCTGTTAGTCTTGATGATTTGAGTCTTGATATGCAAAAAGCTCTGCAACATATGGTGAATAGCAAGGAAGGACCAACAGTAGAAGAGTGTTATGAGAGGTTGAAGCTAGTTGAATTAGACCCAATGGATCCTATATTTTTAGCAGCCTTTCACCTTTTTGTAATGTCCATGAATATGAGAGAGGCATGGATGACATTGCCACCGATACCTGGGGTCTTAAAAGGGTGGATAAAGATGACTGGCACCACATTAGGGATGTTTAAGTAg